A genomic window from Candidatus Pelagisphaera phototrophica includes:
- the arsB gene encoding ACR3 family arsenite efflux transporter, translated as MSSEICPADERKMTNPFERYLTIWVGLCILAGVLLGTIAPGFAKALDGMSINVNGAPVVSIPIAICLFFMMYPIMVKIDFTKVVKAGKSGKPVFLTLFINWGIKPFTMYAIAFVFLGILLKGFIGEEAVDLVKMPFGLDLPVGSEHGAGTVVMQDGIKMLQVPLWRSYFAGCILLGIAPCTAMVLVWGYLSRGNDGLTLVMVAINSLAMLLLYGVLGGFLLGVGKLPVPWQALLLSVGIYVALPLVAGYFSRKWIIGHKGETWFQEKFLHILTPITISALLLTLVLLFSFKGEVILANPMTILWISIPLFLQTVFIFALGYGAAVLFKFKYEDAAPAALIGASNHFEVAIATAVMLFGLSSGAALATVVGVLIEVPVMIMLVGICKRTTHWFNAN; from the coding sequence ATGAGTAGTGAAATCTGTCCCGCCGATGAGCGGAAAATGACTAATCCGTTTGAACGTTACCTGACGATTTGGGTCGGCTTGTGCATCCTTGCCGGAGTCTTGCTCGGAACAATTGCCCCGGGATTTGCCAAAGCCCTTGACGGCATGTCCATCAACGTCAACGGGGCTCCGGTTGTTTCTATCCCGATCGCAATCTGCCTGTTCTTTATGATGTACCCTATCATGGTGAAGATCGACTTCACCAAGGTAGTCAAAGCCGGTAAAAGCGGCAAGCCCGTCTTTCTCACTCTCTTCATCAACTGGGGCATCAAGCCCTTCACGATGTATGCCATTGCGTTTGTATTTCTTGGCATTCTGCTAAAAGGATTTATCGGTGAAGAAGCCGTCGATCTAGTAAAGATGCCTTTTGGTCTCGACCTGCCGGTAGGATCCGAACATGGGGCGGGCACAGTCGTAATGCAGGACGGAATCAAAATGCTTCAGGTTCCTTTGTGGCGCAGCTACTTTGCGGGGTGTATCCTTCTGGGAATTGCTCCCTGTACCGCCATGGTACTGGTCTGGGGATACCTTTCTCGAGGCAACGATGGGCTGACACTGGTGATGGTGGCGATCAACTCGCTAGCTATGCTTTTATTATACGGCGTGTTGGGCGGCTTCCTGCTTGGTGTGGGGAAGCTTCCCGTTCCCTGGCAAGCCCTGCTGCTGTCCGTTGGCATCTACGTTGCGCTCCCCCTGGTGGCTGGCTACTTTTCGCGAAAATGGATCATCGGCCATAAGGGCGAAACCTGGTTCCAGGAAAAGTTTCTGCACATACTGACACCCATTACTATCAGTGCCCTGCTTTTGACCCTGGTACTGCTCTTCAGCTTTAAGGGAGAGGTTATTCTGGCTAATCCGATGACTATTCTGTGGATCTCTATCCCCTTGTTCCTGCAGACAGTTTTCATATTCGCCCTGGGCTATGGAGCCGCAGTCCTCTTCAAGTTCAAGTATGAGGATGCCGCTCCTGCCGCCTTGATAGGGGCCTCTAACCACTTCGAAGTCGCCATTGCCACCGCGGTTATGCTGTTTGGTCTTTCTTCAGGAGCTGCCTTGGCTACCGTGGTGGGGGTCTTGATTGAAGTGCCTGTCATGATCATGCTCGTTGGTATCTGCAAGAGGACTACACACTGGTTTAACGCAAATTAG
- a CDS encoding hybrid sensor histidine kinase/response regulator: MSPNLDPSDLRFPEWLFEQDYMVFLSFFGWVLLGLLAWIKPLCDRQKGEYLWVWFGYFAFAEAMADFVRTLSFSDPFFRTFSIEIPLEMLGLGCLIEASIRGSKGFKGKTFPPVIAISCGLLGFAIEVGSMLYSLLVAFAVSTVACVWFALSVRKLALEQGRYELCIVFVGLLLLIPAWILHPDHIAFLRSETLVTYSEFPFYGFLLLSLRIIAAWLALGGFWIYRLKARIEDVGDPAEEKLRVWGYRVLPGSVVTIILASYLVTTWNGHRESDRMEQDFLSRSRTAALSVEVDLVRTALGSGAQLSSDLKKNLSLIRAIGEEVDQVYIWNAGDEAVRVAGDLEDSSETVIKDYFDVVGGMRDFKEGNPILVRPVRIGPNLVLNASSPILDTGDGSIAGWLGIDFSASEWMKNISLARLQTVIISGLVLALVIFFLYYQIENESETDLALAKERAEAADRAKSEFLAVISHEIRTPLQSVLGYSNLLRNTRLDEKQLACLDTIQSEGRILLRIVQDILDFSNLRKANSALKEDDVNLKSLIDETYRTIRPMAEKKGLVAELSLDENLPAVIRADSVRLRQVLLNLYGNSVKYTEKGSVRLTIRNREPSKSIGALDFIISDTGVGIRKEDMERLFQPFVQLEHVGSSPREGAGLGLAIVFRIVELMGGTISVTSDFGEGSSFTASFNFRVIDELGIEFEDSLDLNDTVSLEASRLGKRYPLKTLVADDNPMVRRLIVQYLESLGYSPDQVEDGKPASEVGAAYDLIITDLRMPGMDGPTAASIVRGKSGLNDQPWIIGVSATLAEAEIERAMQSGINDFMGKPFFEEDLEKRIRAIPWLERLTEVENDESEIAEETMEEECSTAFASRGMGIFSEEMVNTALAEVLSLGAEMADSIERSDFDSVKDKAHYISNTAMAIGLEELFIDSKALQKAAEEASLECSEILARLMNNFRNRS, translated from the coding sequence ATGTCCCCTAACTTAGATCCCTCAGATTTACGATTCCCAGAATGGTTGTTCGAACAGGACTACATGGTGTTCCTGTCTTTTTTTGGTTGGGTTCTCTTGGGTCTTCTTGCCTGGATAAAACCGTTGTGCGACCGGCAGAAGGGTGAGTATCTTTGGGTTTGGTTTGGCTATTTTGCATTTGCGGAAGCGATGGCCGACTTTGTTCGCACGCTCTCGTTTTCCGATCCTTTCTTCCGAACGTTTTCCATTGAGATCCCTTTGGAAATGCTGGGGCTTGGGTGCCTGATCGAGGCTTCGATTAGAGGCTCAAAGGGATTTAAGGGTAAGACGTTCCCCCCTGTTATTGCAATCTCATGCGGTTTACTGGGATTTGCCATCGAAGTCGGCTCGATGCTCTATTCGCTTCTGGTAGCGTTTGCGGTCTCAACGGTGGCCTGCGTTTGGTTCGCCTTGAGTGTACGAAAGCTCGCATTGGAGCAGGGACGTTATGAGCTCTGTATCGTCTTCGTAGGTCTATTGCTCCTCATACCGGCATGGATTTTGCATCCTGACCATATCGCTTTCCTTCGAAGTGAAACCCTCGTAACCTACAGCGAATTTCCATTTTACGGCTTCCTGTTGCTTTCGCTGAGGATCATTGCCGCGTGGCTAGCACTGGGTGGATTCTGGATCTACCGTTTGAAGGCTCGGATTGAGGATGTGGGAGATCCTGCTGAAGAAAAGCTTAGGGTGTGGGGATACCGAGTGCTGCCAGGATCGGTCGTGACGATTATTCTGGCTAGCTACCTCGTGACTACCTGGAACGGACATCGTGAAAGCGACCGTATGGAGCAAGATTTCCTTTCCCGTTCCAGGACGGCGGCATTGTCAGTAGAAGTGGATTTGGTGAGAACGGCCTTAGGTTCGGGAGCGCAGTTGAGTTCCGATCTTAAAAAGAACTTGAGTTTGATCCGGGCGATTGGCGAGGAAGTGGACCAGGTCTATATTTGGAACGCTGGAGACGAGGCAGTTAGAGTCGCAGGAGATTTGGAGGATAGCTCGGAAACGGTAATTAAGGATTACTTTGACGTCGTGGGTGGAATGCGGGATTTCAAGGAGGGAAATCCGATTCTCGTGCGGCCGGTTAGAATTGGGCCGAATTTGGTCCTAAATGCAAGTTCACCCATTTTGGATACAGGGGATGGATCGATTGCCGGTTGGTTAGGAATTGATTTCAGTGCGAGCGAATGGATGAAAAACATTTCCTTGGCTCGACTGCAAACCGTCATTATATCCGGCCTGGTTCTAGCTTTGGTGATTTTCTTCCTTTACTACCAAATTGAGAACGAGTCGGAGACTGACTTGGCTCTTGCCAAAGAGAGAGCGGAAGCGGCGGACCGGGCGAAGAGTGAATTTCTTGCGGTCATCAGCCATGAGATACGAACCCCCCTTCAAAGCGTTCTTGGATACAGCAATCTTCTGCGTAATACTCGGTTGGATGAAAAGCAACTGGCGTGTTTGGATACAATCCAGTCAGAAGGGAGGATCCTATTGCGAATTGTGCAGGATATTCTAGACTTCAGTAACCTTCGTAAGGCGAATTCCGCTTTGAAGGAAGACGATGTGAACCTGAAAAGCCTTATCGACGAAACCTACCGAACGATTCGGCCGATGGCGGAAAAAAAGGGCTTGGTTGCTGAGCTGTCGCTAGACGAAAATTTGCCTGCAGTTATCAGGGCGGATAGCGTTCGATTGCGGCAGGTCCTGCTTAATCTGTACGGGAATTCAGTCAAATATACTGAAAAGGGCTCGGTTCGCCTCACAATTCGCAATCGAGAACCAAGTAAAAGCATAGGTGCCTTGGATTTCATCATCTCGGATACGGGTGTTGGAATCAGGAAGGAGGATATGGAGCGCCTATTTCAGCCGTTCGTGCAGCTCGAGCATGTCGGTTCTTCGCCTCGAGAAGGAGCTGGGCTGGGACTCGCCATCGTATTCAGGATTGTGGAACTGATGGGAGGTACGATTTCGGTGACGAGTGATTTCGGTGAAGGTTCTTCTTTTACCGCATCATTCAATTTTAGGGTCATCGACGAACTGGGAATTGAGTTTGAGGATTCCCTAGATCTCAACGACACCGTTTCTCTGGAAGCATCGCGTTTAGGGAAGCGCTACCCGTTAAAGACGCTTGTGGCGGATGACAATCCGATGGTTCGACGCCTGATTGTTCAATACCTCGAGTCTTTAGGCTATTCACCCGACCAAGTTGAAGATGGAAAGCCAGCGTCTGAGGTTGGAGCCGCCTACGATCTAATTATTACGGATTTGAGAATGCCTGGTATGGATGGACCCACCGCCGCGTCGATTGTAAGGGGAAAATCAGGACTGAACGATCAACCTTGGATTATCGGGGTTTCAGCGACATTGGCGGAAGCAGAGATTGAGCGGGCTATGCAGTCGGGTATTAACGACTTCATGGGAAAACCGTTTTTCGAAGAGGATTTAGAAAAGCGGATTCGGGCAATTCCCTGGCTGGAACGGTTGACGGAAGTGGAGAATGACGAATCCGAAATCGCAGAAGAGACAATGGAAGAGGAGTGCTCCACCGCTTTCGCGTCTCGAGGTATGGGAATCTTTTCTGAAGAAATGGTTAATACAGCTTTAGCGGAGGTGTTGTCGCTGGGGGCAGAAATGGCGGATTCCATTGAGAGGAGCGACTTTGACTCCGTTAAGGATAAGGCCCATTACATTTCTAATACGGCCATGGCTATCGGCTTGGAAGAGTTGTTTATCGATAGCAAAGCACTGCAAAAGGCGGCTGAAGAAGCATCGCTAGAGTGTTCAGAAATCCTCGCTCGGCTGATGAATAATTTCAGAAACCGAAGTTGA
- a CDS encoding arsenate reductase ArsC gives MSQKLNLLFLCTGNSCRSQMAEGWARKLKSDRLNAYSAGIETHGLNPNAVKVMTEVGVDITEHRSQHIDAFAEVPLDVVVTVCSHAHETCPIFPGDARVVHVGFEDPPKMARALAAQGASEEKQLDCYRRVRDEIRAFVATLPESLKGNTDE, from the coding sequence ATGAGCCAAAAACTGAATCTCTTATTCCTCTGCACCGGGAACTCCTGTCGAAGCCAGATGGCCGAAGGCTGGGCCCGGAAGCTAAAAAGCGATCGCCTAAACGCCTACTCGGCCGGCATTGAAACCCACGGACTTAATCCGAATGCGGTCAAGGTGATGACGGAAGTGGGCGTGGACATAACGGAACATCGTTCCCAGCATATTGATGCGTTTGCGGAAGTTCCTCTGGACGTGGTCGTCACGGTCTGCAGCCATGCTCATGAAACCTGTCCGATATTCCCGGGTGATGCTCGCGTAGTCCATGTAGGGTTTGAGGATCCTCCCAAAATGGCGCGCGCGCTTGCGGCTCAGGGGGCTTCGGAAGAGAAGCAACTGGATTGCTACCGGAGGGTCCGGGATGAAATTAGAGCTTTTGTGGCAACCCTGCCCGAATCCTTGAAAGGAAATACTGATGAGTAG
- the lexA gene encoding transcriptional repressor LexA, with amino-acid sequence MNTNKDSLTRRQKEVLDFVRKERSRKGKVPSTREIQRHFGFASQTAAVNHLKALERKGCLRRLPSDLLPVNSDRFSQIPLLGVIPAGLPTFEEEHSEGGVAVDLSSIGLSDGARTFALTVRGDSMIGAHIQEGDVVVLEYREPRDGDVVAALIDGETTLKRFVLDNGRPFLKAENPAYPDLIPAMELIVQGVVVALTRKVFQ; translated from the coding sequence ATGAACACTAATAAGGATTCGCTTACTCGAAGGCAGAAGGAGGTTCTCGATTTCGTACGGAAAGAACGTTCTCGAAAGGGGAAAGTGCCGTCGACTCGAGAGATCCAGCGGCATTTTGGGTTCGCGAGTCAAACGGCCGCAGTTAATCACTTGAAAGCTCTAGAGCGAAAAGGGTGTTTGCGTCGTTTGCCAAGTGACCTGCTTCCGGTGAATTCCGACCGGTTCAGTCAGATTCCACTTCTTGGAGTGATTCCGGCAGGTTTGCCAACTTTTGAGGAGGAACACTCGGAGGGAGGCGTGGCGGTAGATCTTTCTTCGATTGGCCTGTCGGATGGGGCGCGGACGTTCGCGTTGACCGTTCGAGGAGATTCGATGATTGGGGCTCATATTCAAGAGGGAGATGTGGTCGTGTTGGAGTATAGGGAACCGCGTGACGGGGATGTGGTTGCAGCTCTGATCGATGGAGAAACGACGTTAAAACGTTTTGTATTGGATAATGGTCGACCGTTCTTGAAGGCGGAGAATCCTGCTTATCCGGACCTGATTCCAGCGATGGAGCTTATTGTGCAAGGAGTTGTGGTGGCGTTGACCAGAAAGGTATTCCAGTGA
- a CDS encoding NAD(P)-dependent oxidoreductase, producing MSKEKVAFIGIGVMGKSMAGHLLEAGYPVSVYNRTKSKADDLVARGATWVDSPAVASVDADVVITIVGFPADVEETYFGSVGVFNTMQPGGLVIDMTTSSPVLAKRIASVASEKGIGALDAPVSGGDLGAKEARLSIMIGGDDTSFGRAKPLFEIMGKNVQLQGPAGSGQYTKMCNQIAIAAGMVAIAESLAYAKAAGLDPKKVLASIETGAAGSWSLSNLAPRALDGNYDPGFFVKHFIKDMGIAIESATEMGLTLPGLNLAKELYDRVAAYGGAEDGTHALFRFYFEGKQGAS from the coding sequence ATGTCTAAAGAGAAAGTCGCGTTTATTGGTATTGGAGTAATGGGGAAAAGCATGGCGGGCCATTTGCTTGAAGCGGGTTACCCGGTTTCCGTTTACAATCGCACGAAGTCCAAAGCGGACGACTTGGTGGCTAGGGGGGCTACTTGGGTGGATTCGCCCGCAGTCGCGTCGGTCGATGCGGACGTTGTTATTACGATCGTGGGCTTTCCAGCGGATGTCGAAGAGACTTATTTCGGTAGCGTAGGCGTCTTTAACACGATGCAACCAGGAGGCCTTGTGATCGATATGACGACCTCCAGCCCTGTTTTGGCAAAACGAATTGCAAGTGTTGCGTCGGAGAAAGGGATCGGCGCTTTGGATGCGCCCGTTTCTGGAGGAGACTTAGGCGCCAAGGAGGCCCGGCTTTCCATTATGATCGGCGGGGATGATACTTCCTTTGGAAGAGCGAAGCCTTTGTTTGAGATCATGGGCAAAAACGTTCAGCTGCAGGGCCCGGCAGGTTCGGGGCAGTACACCAAGATGTGTAATCAGATTGCGATTGCTGCGGGGATGGTGGCGATTGCTGAGTCGCTTGCCTATGCGAAAGCGGCTGGGTTGGATCCCAAGAAGGTGCTCGCGAGTATTGAAACCGGAGCGGCCGGTAGCTGGTCTTTGAGTAATTTGGCTCCTCGAGCCTTAGATGGGAATTATGACCCCGGATTTTTTGTGAAGCACTTCATTAAAGATATGGGGATCGCGATCGAGTCCGCCACTGAAATGGGGTTGACGCTACCCGGCCTGAATCTGGCCAAAGAGCTCTACGATCGTGTGGCGGCGTATGGGGGAGCGGAGGATGGAACCCATGCTCTTTTCCGCTTCTATTTTGAAGGAAAACAGGGAGCGAGCTAA
- a CDS encoding Minf_1886 family protein, producing MKKQNFNEMVNLIVKEDDRYTKEAYGFLKEALDFTMSKGKKRKGKLVSKNQRHVTGQELLEGVREYALEQYGPMAYTVLTSWGLKMCEDFGEIVFNLIEYGVFSKNDEDSKEDFASIYDFEEAFLKPFLPEKRRLKRPRYKVIKSL from the coding sequence ATGAAGAAGCAGAATTTCAACGAAATGGTGAACCTGATAGTCAAGGAGGACGATCGTTATACGAAGGAAGCCTATGGGTTTCTCAAGGAAGCCTTGGACTTCACCATGAGTAAGGGAAAAAAGCGTAAGGGGAAGCTGGTCAGCAAGAATCAGCGGCACGTTACTGGGCAAGAGCTTCTTGAGGGAGTCAGAGAATATGCGCTCGAGCAATATGGGCCGATGGCTTATACCGTTTTGACCTCCTGGGGCTTGAAGATGTGTGAAGATTTCGGAGAGATCGTTTTCAACCTCATTGAGTACGGCGTTTTCAGTAAAAACGACGAGGACTCGAAAGAGGACTTTGCCTCTATCTACGATTTTGAGGAAGCGTTTTTAAAACCGTTTCTGCCCGAAAAGCGCCGCCTTAAGCGGCCTCGATACAAAGTAATCAAATCGCTTTAG
- the mog gene encoding molybdopterin adenylyltransferase, whose product MSATATIGVINISDRASQGVYEDIPGKACVDLLNEWILTSFQVEYAVVPDEKDQIEATLIDFCDNRNCSLVVTTGGTGPAVRDITPEATEAVCEKMLAGFGEEMRRASLQFVPTAILSRQTAGIRGHALIVNLPGKPKAIRENLEAVFPAIPYCIDLIGGSYLETNPSVMKVFRPKNT is encoded by the coding sequence ATGTCAGCAACCGCAACTATAGGCGTCATAAACATATCAGATCGAGCATCGCAAGGTGTCTACGAGGATATCCCAGGGAAAGCATGCGTCGATCTTTTGAACGAATGGATTCTCACTTCATTCCAAGTCGAATACGCTGTTGTACCCGACGAAAAGGATCAAATAGAAGCGACCTTAATCGACTTCTGCGATAACCGGAATTGTAGCCTGGTCGTAACCACTGGGGGTACCGGTCCGGCAGTAAGGGACATCACGCCAGAGGCGACTGAAGCCGTTTGCGAAAAAATGCTCGCTGGTTTCGGCGAGGAAATGCGTCGTGCTTCCCTCCAATTCGTTCCAACTGCTATCCTGTCTCGCCAAACGGCCGGCATCCGAGGACACGCCCTCATTGTGAATCTCCCCGGAAAACCCAAAGCGATTCGGGAAAACCTGGAAGCCGTTTTCCCCGCGATTCCCTATTGCATTGATTTGATTGGAGGATCCTACCTTGAAACAAATCCATCCGTGATGAAGGTATTTCGCCCTAAGAATACCTGA
- a CDS encoding phospholipase D-like domain-containing protein, with protein MPTEIVTNRQIYDRLIQDAVIKATSYLWIATADIKDMYVKKGKSMVPFLQTLSELIEDGVFIRIIHSKEPGPAFRKDFDRFPNLIDRLEMILCPRAHFKTVIIDGTFAYTGSANLTGAGMGAKSEFRRNFESGILTDEPNLIRPLMNQFDTLWIGGNCSPCQRKDYCSTYHELIG; from the coding sequence ATGCCCACCGAAATTGTCACCAATCGGCAGATCTACGATCGTCTCATCCAAGACGCCGTCATCAAGGCAACCTCCTATCTCTGGATTGCGACCGCTGACATCAAGGACATGTATGTAAAAAAAGGAAAATCGATGGTTCCTTTTCTACAAACGCTTTCCGAACTCATTGAAGATGGAGTATTCATTCGGATTATACACTCCAAAGAACCCGGTCCTGCCTTTCGCAAAGACTTTGATCGATTCCCCAATCTAATCGATCGCCTTGAGATGATTCTCTGTCCGCGGGCCCACTTTAAAACAGTCATTATCGACGGCACATTCGCCTATACCGGAAGCGCCAACCTCACCGGTGCCGGCATGGGGGCGAAGTCGGAATTCCGTCGCAATTTCGAGTCAGGAATTCTGACCGACGAACCCAACCTCATCCGTCCACTCATGAACCAGTTCGATACGCTCTGGATTGGAGGCAACTGCAGCCCTTGCCAGAGAAAAGACTATTGCTCCACCTATCACGAGCTCATCGGATGA
- a CDS encoding M16 family metallopeptidase translates to MSECQNPHRSLEADQSLIEPILKEPVERYGLENGLTVVLKPDRSNAICSVQVWVKTGSIHEDDKIGAGLSHYLEHMLFKGTEKRGGREISENVQSAGGYINAYTTFDRTVYYIEIPSENVDVALDVLSDSVFRSTLPEDEVEKERGVILREIDMGEDDPDHKLSRALFETSFKEHPYRYPIIGYKDLFSQVTREDLVAYYDRRYSPNNAVLIVAGDFETSDMKKRIERDFGSVTRKTLPSVFIPSEPMQLAERECHLYEDVQITRAGIGFQTPSLTHPDTPALDALSMILGHGNSSMLSTHLREELKLVHAIDASNWTPGAVGVFYLALVCDPDKRDEAINELHSYLGSLTVEDFSTERVDKAVRQLIVAEINARKTVSGQASKLGAAEVVIGDIGYAENYLRKISRVTPEDLISVLKKWLREERLTTITLNPKSAQVSDLKSGEEKQGETDFIEFKQSNSSNLLLRENDRLPNTHFRVVMNAGSLYEQPGKQGATSLLATLLTKDTEKRSSVEVAEAIESVGGSFYEFSGNNSLGLALDLLPSNVDLALDLIEQALLHPIFKDETFTLEKAAHMAAIKEDLDEIVTAGRKILRKRFFGDHPFSIGEAGSLESVGSLGTDDIQELRSSLVTAGNVTIAVSGQFEKENLKPRLEALLEKLPSGGKPVSNHEFKKPSSPGEHREPMDRQQAVVFHAYLGPGLLEKDFYVSELAHEIFSGMASNLFEKIREELSLAYFVRSSRIVGLDTAMFYFYAGTSTEGYPKVIEELIKEVKRVSDGDIALQELNRCKTRLKASRRMSMQTNSSCASHAALNVAYGLPANDWRSYDERIDAVSIQDLANFASKYFREEERVELVIGALE, encoded by the coding sequence ATGTCTGAATGTCAAAATCCCCATCGCTCATTGGAAGCGGATCAGTCCCTAATCGAACCTATTCTGAAGGAGCCAGTGGAGCGCTACGGCTTGGAGAACGGGTTGACCGTAGTCTTGAAGCCGGACAGATCGAACGCGATTTGCTCGGTTCAAGTTTGGGTTAAGACGGGAAGTATTCATGAAGATGATAAGATAGGCGCAGGGCTCTCGCACTATTTGGAGCACATGCTCTTCAAGGGAACTGAAAAACGGGGAGGACGGGAGATTTCTGAGAATGTACAGTCAGCGGGAGGCTATATCAATGCCTACACCACCTTCGATCGCACCGTGTACTACATTGAAATTCCATCAGAGAATGTGGATGTGGCGCTGGATGTATTGAGCGATTCCGTGTTTCGATCCACTTTGCCGGAAGACGAAGTGGAAAAAGAGAGGGGAGTCATACTGCGAGAGATTGATATGGGCGAAGATGATCCGGACCACAAGCTATCGCGGGCTTTGTTCGAAACGTCGTTCAAAGAACACCCATACAGGTACCCAATTATTGGGTATAAAGATTTGTTCTCGCAGGTTACCCGTGAGGATCTTGTTGCCTATTATGACCGTCGCTATTCCCCTAATAACGCGGTTCTGATTGTTGCGGGAGACTTTGAAACTAGCGATATGAAGAAACGGATTGAACGGGACTTCGGTTCGGTTACGCGCAAGACTCTTCCGAGCGTTTTCATACCTTCTGAGCCAATGCAGCTGGCGGAAAGGGAATGTCATCTGTACGAGGATGTTCAAATCACAAGGGCTGGAATCGGATTTCAAACTCCTAGTCTGACCCATCCGGATACACCAGCTCTCGATGCGCTCTCGATGATATTGGGACATGGGAATAGCTCTATGCTTTCAACCCATCTAAGAGAAGAGCTCAAATTGGTACATGCGATTGATGCTTCCAATTGGACTCCCGGAGCAGTGGGCGTTTTCTATTTGGCATTGGTATGCGATCCAGACAAACGGGATGAGGCGATTAATGAGCTTCATTCCTACTTGGGGAGCTTAACGGTTGAAGACTTTTCCACCGAACGCGTAGATAAAGCGGTGCGGCAGTTAATCGTGGCTGAAATAAATGCCCGTAAAACGGTTAGCGGTCAGGCGTCGAAACTGGGGGCGGCGGAAGTTGTGATTGGGGATATCGGATATGCGGAAAATTATTTGCGGAAGATTTCGCGAGTAACGCCTGAAGACTTGATTAGTGTGTTGAAGAAATGGTTACGTGAAGAACGTTTGACCACAATCACCTTAAACCCGAAATCTGCCCAGGTTTCGGATCTGAAGTCAGGAGAGGAAAAGCAAGGCGAAACCGATTTTATCGAGTTTAAGCAAAGCAACAGCAGCAATCTTCTACTACGCGAGAACGACCGCCTACCCAACACCCATTTTCGAGTCGTGATGAATGCGGGTTCCTTGTACGAGCAACCCGGGAAGCAGGGGGCGACTTCACTCCTTGCAACATTGTTGACCAAGGATACAGAAAAGAGAAGCTCGGTGGAAGTCGCTGAAGCAATTGAGAGCGTTGGAGGCAGCTTTTATGAGTTTTCAGGCAATAACAGCTTGGGCTTGGCCTTGGATCTTCTTCCTTCGAATGTGGACTTGGCCTTGGACTTGATTGAGCAAGCCCTCCTGCATCCGATTTTCAAAGACGAGACGTTTACTCTGGAAAAAGCAGCCCATATGGCAGCGATCAAGGAGGACCTGGACGAGATCGTTACCGCTGGGCGAAAAATATTGCGAAAACGATTCTTTGGCGATCATCCGTTTTCCATCGGGGAGGCGGGTTCATTGGAGTCAGTAGGAAGTCTAGGAACGGACGATATCCAGGAACTGCGATCGAGTTTGGTGACCGCAGGAAATGTAACGATAGCGGTTTCGGGGCAATTTGAGAAGGAGAACTTGAAACCGCGTCTCGAAGCTTTGCTGGAAAAGCTGCCCTCGGGAGGAAAGCCGGTCTCCAATCATGAATTCAAAAAGCCCTCGTCCCCGGGAGAGCATCGAGAGCCAATGGATCGCCAGCAAGCGGTTGTCTTTCACGCCTATCTAGGCCCTGGATTGCTCGAGAAGGATTTCTATGTTTCGGAATTGGCGCACGAAATATTTAGCGGTATGGCGAGCAATTTGTTCGAGAAGATTCGAGAGGAGTTAAGTTTGGCCTATTTCGTGCGTTCGAGCCGTATCGTTGGCTTGGACACGGCGATGTTTTATTTTTATGCTGGAACCTCAACCGAAGGTTATCCAAAAGTCATAGAGGAGTTAATTAAAGAGGTGAAGCGTGTAAGCGATGGCGATATCGCTTTGCAGGAACTTAATCGGTGTAAAACACGGTTGAAGGCATCACGTCGCATGAGTATGCAGACAAACTCTTCCTGCGCGAGTCATGCGGCCTTGAACGTGGCCTATGGGCTTCCGGCGAATGACTGGAGGTCCTATGATGAAAGAATTGATGCGGTCTCAATTCAGGATCTGGCAAATTTTGCTTCAAAGTACTTCCGTGAGGAAGAACGGGTTGAGCTTGTGATTGGCGCCTTAGAATAG